One window of Cohnella hashimotonis genomic DNA carries:
- a CDS encoding Ger(x)C family spore germination protein — MPKRLGAHSFAIKLTMIVVALTELTGCWSKQELNDRTFVSTMIVDRDEQGRTEISTMFLLPNRISIGLNASPGAEKPFVLMTGKGRDITEAFQQIQKDLPRNVAWGQMRTIIVGDRYARAGMAPLFDFLIRATDFRLRVYVFYFNGEARNVAKLTPLFERFPAEIWRESAHSRRLPPVNIRNLLYSQWNNLGDAYIPELSMRDLKLETEDKTVHWSGIGGAALMKNNAVVGTFTEDETIGISFMKSRTPEMMLTATIPDPKGLFSVRLVDVKQVTRAERRGGKVYIHVSIDGKADLVSIQSNLDLYDPASMRKIERALNVRVRDLAQSAADKAQEEQVDAFQWSEYVKYKYPSLWRRWADQPRENLFLNMKPVIHARITMRTPGISHSPRVSSKGGGIS; from the coding sequence ATGCCCAAGCGTCTAGGAGCCCATTCCTTTGCCATAAAACTGACGATGATCGTCGTCGCGCTGACGGAGTTAACCGGTTGCTGGTCCAAGCAGGAGCTCAACGATCGCACCTTCGTGTCGACGATGATCGTCGATCGGGACGAGCAGGGCCGGACGGAGATCTCGACCATGTTCCTTCTCCCGAATCGCATCTCGATCGGCTTGAACGCTTCTCCAGGCGCCGAGAAGCCGTTCGTGTTGATGACGGGCAAAGGACGGGATATCACGGAAGCCTTTCAGCAGATCCAGAAGGACCTGCCGCGCAACGTCGCATGGGGGCAAATGCGCACGATCATCGTCGGAGACCGTTACGCGCGGGCGGGGATGGCGCCTCTGTTCGATTTCCTGATCCGGGCGACGGATTTCCGGCTTCGCGTTTACGTGTTTTACTTTAACGGCGAAGCCCGGAATGTCGCGAAGCTGACGCCCCTCTTCGAACGCTTCCCCGCGGAGATCTGGCGCGAATCCGCGCATTCCAGGCGACTGCCGCCGGTCAATATCCGGAATTTGCTGTATTCGCAATGGAATAACTTGGGAGATGCTTATATCCCCGAGTTGAGCATGCGGGATCTTAAGCTGGAGACCGAGGACAAAACCGTGCATTGGTCCGGCATCGGAGGCGCGGCGCTCATGAAAAACAACGCCGTCGTCGGCACGTTTACGGAGGACGAGACGATAGGGATCTCATTCATGAAAAGCCGCACGCCGGAAATGATGCTGACGGCGACGATCCCGGATCCCAAAGGGCTGTTCAGCGTCAGGCTGGTCGACGTCAAGCAGGTCACGAGAGCCGAACGGCGCGGCGGCAAGGTATACATCCACGTGTCCATCGACGGCAAGGCGGATCTCGTCTCCATCCAATCGAATCTGGATCTTTACGATCCGGCGAGCATGAGGAAGATCGAGCGGGCACTGAACGTGCGGGTGCGGGATCTGGCGCAATCCGCAGCCGACAAGGCGCAGGAGGAGCAGGTAGACGCTTTCCAATGGAGCGAATACGTGAAGTACAAATATCCGTCGCTATGGCGGAGGTGGGCGGACCAGCCGCGGGAGAATCTGTTCTTGAACATGAAACCGGTAATCCACGCCCGCATCACCATGCGAACCCCCGGCATCAGCCATTCGCCCAGAGTGTCCTCGAAAGGAGGCGGCATCTCATGA
- a CDS encoding GerAB/ArcD/ProY family transporter, with translation MKNQGTITGLQIGALIFVYVFSTTIAFLLAPMAKNAPFDGVYGIVLAAVAGTALTAFSLRYALLRPSTYVGIEGAKVVGKVGHIAILLLSAFFFLHLSAHILREFTDFFVPTYLKETPSVAVAVLVMAAVASMAQSGVPVAFRFAQGCFFVIGFLFFIKPLFFIPEMSTPMWHEFTRIHDWKALWSQTYSLIPWYGELVLLAYIVPLFDGRQKVRKAVWIGSMAGTYIFVSEFLLMIVFFGPQLSGALMYPALELSGFLHLGDFVHNMDAIIVSIWFAGLFIKLGIVFAVGTLLVSQALGLSHYKPITFPLAAFVVALSVVLARYPAELARSFDRSWATFALFVECLVFLYPIISRLKGGQRRSE, from the coding sequence TTGAAAAACCAGGGGACGATAACGGGGCTCCAGATTGGAGCGCTCATTTTCGTATACGTGTTTTCGACGACGATCGCCTTCTTGCTCGCCCCGATGGCCAAGAACGCTCCCTTCGACGGCGTATACGGCATTGTGCTTGCCGCGGTAGCCGGAACGGCGCTTACCGCCTTCAGTCTGCGCTACGCGCTGCTCCGTCCCTCTACTTATGTCGGCATCGAAGGCGCGAAAGTGGTAGGCAAGGTGGGACATATCGCGATTTTGCTGCTTTCGGCTTTTTTCTTTCTTCACTTGTCCGCGCATATTCTCCGCGAGTTTACCGATTTTTTCGTGCCGACCTATTTGAAGGAGACGCCGTCGGTCGCGGTCGCCGTGCTGGTCATGGCGGCCGTGGCGTCCATGGCCCAATCGGGCGTTCCGGTCGCGTTTCGATTCGCGCAGGGCTGTTTTTTCGTCATCGGTTTTCTCTTTTTCATCAAGCCCTTGTTTTTTATTCCCGAAATGAGCACGCCGATGTGGCACGAATTTACGCGTATTCACGATTGGAAGGCGCTGTGGAGCCAGACGTATTCGCTGATCCCCTGGTACGGGGAATTGGTGCTGCTCGCATACATCGTGCCGCTATTCGACGGCCGTCAGAAGGTGCGCAAGGCGGTGTGGATCGGTTCGATGGCGGGAACCTATATTTTCGTCTCGGAATTTCTGCTCATGATCGTATTCTTCGGTCCGCAGCTCTCGGGCGCGCTTATGTATCCGGCGCTGGAGCTGAGCGGCTTCCTGCATCTGGGCGACTTCGTTCATAATATGGACGCGATCATCGTCTCCATCTGGTTTGCAGGCCTATTCATCAAGCTCGGCATCGTCTTCGCCGTCGGGACGTTGCTGGTCTCCCAAGCGCTCGGGCTCAGTCATTATAAGCCGATCACTTTTCCGCTCGCGGCATTCGTCGTGGCGCTGTCGGTCGTCCTGGCCCGCTATCCGGCCGAGCTGGCCCGATCTTTCGACAGGAGTTGGGCGACCTTCGCTTTGTTCGTCGAGTGCCTCGTCTTCCTGTATCCGATCATCTCCCGGCTCAAGGGCGGCCAGCGGCGCAGCGAGTAA
- a CDS encoding DUF2935 domain-containing protein yields MQQDGGMSIKEEHLFWLEVLEDHAHFLRDYLSPSETRWWQEAERFFEPFREAIARAEALPPFEPAEAPTMRAFAESVYPLADAYCRLEGHMQHLRLFNQVNLNLTPSYFNGTIGENREYLRQLSYWAQGGPAPPLALTQLLDLWIEDQLGHAVLLHGLLDPVEQALGAQAERFATVFSTYMVKNRAMQSYERFTAPGFPAETRFAAEVLESVKEFYAFVQRIVAEYVDTELLSKATLRFLEHHFPESCYFMRKLAVFVPGAPSFAECPLRRLSRVGGA; encoded by the coding sequence ATGCAGCAAGACGGGGGCATGTCGATCAAGGAGGAGCATTTATTCTGGCTCGAGGTGCTGGAGGATCATGCGCATTTTCTGAGGGACTATCTGTCGCCGTCCGAGACGAGGTGGTGGCAGGAGGCAGAGCGCTTCTTCGAGCCGTTCCGCGAGGCGATCGCGCGAGCGGAGGCGCTGCCGCCCTTCGAGCCAGCCGAGGCTCCGACGATGCGGGCGTTCGCGGAGAGCGTCTATCCGCTCGCGGACGCCTACTGCCGGCTGGAAGGGCATATGCAGCACCTGCGGCTGTTCAACCAAGTCAATCTCAATCTGACGCCGTCCTACTTCAACGGCACGATCGGCGAGAACCGGGAGTATTTGCGGCAGCTCTCCTACTGGGCGCAGGGGGGGCCGGCGCCGCCTCTAGCCTTGACGCAATTGCTCGATCTGTGGATCGAGGATCAACTCGGACATGCCGTGCTGCTGCACGGGCTGCTGGATCCCGTCGAGCAGGCGCTGGGCGCGCAGGCGGAAAGGTTCGCCACGGTCTTTTCCACGTATATGGTCAAAAACCGCGCCATGCAGAGCTACGAGCGTTTTACTGCGCCCGGTTTCCCGGCCGAGACGCGATTCGCGGCCGAGGTGCTGGAGTCGGTGAAAGAATTCTACGCCTTCGTGCAGCGGATCGTAGCCGAATACGTCGACACCGAGCTGCTGTCCAAGGCTACGCTGCGGTTCCTCGAGCATCACTTTCCGGAATCGTGCTACTTCATGCGCAAGCTCGCCGTCTTCGTGCCAGGAGCGCCCTCCTTCGCCGAGTGCCCGTTGAGGAGGCTGTCCAGGGTGGGCGGGGCTTGA